One window of Salmo salar chromosome ssa11, Ssal_v3.1, whole genome shotgun sequence genomic DNA carries:
- the LOC106562213 gene encoding zinc finger protein 280C isoform X2 yields the protein MGGVNPFASLLPLFVTSFTMSELFMECEEEELEPWQRQTPEVNLLGDGKHDDDDDDEPIFVGELSTSKGTINTRPTNNQRNVKTTPVQTGGVGRPRAAPRMIVTHNSPQAHLTRGPVPQNIIIPGKGLNNAPRPLTAVPPQPIIINNQGYIMTTPQLPANSAFLASLGKQYPPGTSFTVVPGQQHILQQVTPGKPLPGVIHRPQVHMIHNNVVTLSNVQGPAALSSQPNRSNSTNLQIVSPVIQAKGNSWDYGKRGLPQDQNSTAKKAKQDIGSPHAQEILENGARFCKKCPKCKFDFYQQVVMKDHMVKCCPHLLECVFPSTPKSTYLFASKRIMLVTDFYYGRFEGDEPKLQQQKTPFTYKCQSCLKVLKNNVRFMNHMKHHLELEKQNSESWESHTTCQHCYRQYSTPFQLQCHVESAHSMVESSTNCKICELAFESEQVLLEHMKDNHKPGEMPYVCQVCNYRSSFFTDVDTHFRTAHENTKDLLCPFCLKVLKSGHVYMQHYMKHQKKGINRCGKCRLNFLTYKERVDHKTQHHKTFQKPKALEGLPPGTKVTIRASLTGPSPSSARAAEKSSVSVISEVPGMKAANVKARSSTSTTQGSSGGKGKATVSKKLLKQQKNNHVLQSLSIGERRHTCIECYSEIHDFYSHYPMVAICGACKYRTSCKTSFGNHMIRFHSAISKERFRKMRKIPVVLRNLTLVCLNCDFLADAHGTDLMSKHLIDRPHHVCKVILEKGGGAVDDGIRGNKQGISALMFPDIQNAETATVSGAFDQFHSVPRLVETSDVLCITPAAERRDGPEVMHVQTQESGRGAVILLDKDDAAVNQLGEAEVQGLPHISTVDQSQGVTQATELETPMESSVEEDKSLQSGPMARETTIGSSVEGEWREEQSLQSGLMESETPMESSVEGELREERALQSATRSPTSSVACELDGETVRLHESLSKPESVSFDDSKVSASLETIPLKVVDQEVKDIVEAKDISSSQSPADVPHQRADDKDIPSSPETLKGSASSE from the exons ATGGGCGGAGTAAACCCTTTCGCTTCGCTTCTTCCTCTGTTTGTCACTAG CTTCACAATGTCCGAGCTTTTTATGGAATGTGAGGAAGAGGAGTTGGAGCCATGGCAGAGACAGACACCAGAAGTTAATTTGTTGGGCGACGGTaaacatgatgatgatgacgacgatGAACCTATATTTGTTGGGGAGCTTAGTACTTCAAAGGGCACCATTAACACCAGACCAA CGAACAACCAAAGAAATGTGAAGACCACCCCAGTTCAAACTGGCGGAGTTGGAAGACCAAGAGCAGCCCCTAGGATGATAGTGACACACAACTCCCCCCAAGCTCATCTCACTCGGGGTCCAGTTCCCCAGAACATCATAATTCCAGGGAAAGGGTTGAATAATGCACCTCGACCCTTAACAGCAGTACCACCACAGCCCATCATTATCAACAACCAG GGTTACATTATGACCACACCACAGTTACCGGCCAACTCAGCTTTCCTCGCTTCCCTTGGGAAACAATATCCCCCTGGGACATCTTTCACtgtggttccag GCCAGCAGCACATTCTGCAGCAGGTGACTCCAGGAAAGCCTTTACCTGGGGTTATCCACAGGCCTCAAGTGCACATGATCCACAACAACGTAGTGACCTTGTCCAATGTGCAGGGCCCCGCCGCATTGTCTTCCCAGCCCAACCGCTCAAATTCTACCAACCTCCAGATTGTGTCCCCAGTTATTCAAGCCAAAGGCAACAGCTGGG ACTATGGCAAACGAGGTTTACCTCAAGACCAAAACAGCACAGCTAAAAAAGCAAAGCAGGACATAG GGTCTCCCCACGCCCAGGAGATATTAGAAAATGGGGCACGTTTTTGTAAAAAATGTCCAAAGTGTAAATTTGATTTCTACCAACAAGTTGTCATGAAAGACCACATGGTG AAATGTTGTCCTCACCTGTTGGAGTGTGTCTTCCCCTCAACCCCGAAGTCTACTTACCTTTTTGCAAGCAAGCGCATCATGCTTGTCACAGACTTCTACTATGGTAGATTTGAGGGAGACGAACCAAAATTGCAGCAGCAGAAGACTCCATTTACCTATAAGTGCCAGAGCTGTTTGAAAGTACTCAAGAACAATGTCAG GTTCATGAACCACATGAAGCACCATCTGGAGCTAGAGAAGCAGAACAGTGAGAGCTGGGAAAGCCACACTACCTGCCAACACTGCTACCGGCAGTACTCAACCCCATTCCAGCTGCAGTGCCACGTCGAGAGTGCCCACAGCATGGTTGAATCTTCAA CCAATTGCAAGATATGTGAATTAGCCTTCGAGTCTGAGCAAGTGCTCCTGGAACACATGAAGGACAATCACAAGCCTGGAGAGATGCCTTATGTCTGCCAG GTGTGCAACTACAGGTCATCGTTCTTTACCGATGTGGACACACACTTCCGTACGGCGCATGAAAACACGAAGGATCTCCTTTGTCCTTTCTGCCTTAAAGTTCTTAAAAGTGGTCATGTCTACATGCAGCACTATATGAAGCATCAG AAAAAAGGAATTAATCGTTGCGGGAAATGCAGGCTGAATTTCCTCACATACAAGGAGCGAGTGGATCACAAGACTCAGCACCATAAGACTTTCCAAAAACCCAAAGCTCTGGAGGGCCTTCCTCCTGGAACCAAG GTGACTATCCGGGCCTCTCTGACAGGGCCATCTCCCAGTTCTGCCCGTGCTGCTGAGAAATCCAGTGTCAGTGTCATATCAGAGGTCCCAGGCATGAAGGCAGCCAATGTAAAAGCTCGGAGCAGTACATCTACCACACAGGGCAGCAGTGGGGGGAAAGGCAAGGCCACAGTGAGCAAGAAGCTCCTCAAGCAGCAGAAGAACAACCATGTGTTGCAGAGTCTCAG TATTGGAGAAAGACGACACACCTGCATTGAGTGCTACTCGGAGATTCATGACTTCTATAGTCACTATCCCATGGTTGCAATTTGTGGTGCATGCAAGTATCGGACAAGTTGCAAAACTTCATTTGGAAAccatatgataag GTTCCATAGTGCCATCTCAAAAGAGAGATTCCGGAAAATGAGGAAAATCCCAGTTGTCCTAAG GAATTTAACCCTTGTCTGTCTGAACTGTGACTTCCTGGCTGATGCGCATGGAACTGACCTCATGAGCAAGCATTTGATTGACAGACCACACCATGTCTGTAAGGTCATACTAGAGAAAG GAGGTGGTGCTGTAGATGACGGCATTAGAGG AAATAAGCAAGGGATCTCTGCTCTGATGTTCCCTGATATCCAG AATGCTGAAACTGCCACAGTGAGTGGCGCTTTTGACCAATTCCACAG CGTTCCCAGATTGGTGGAAACCTCCGATGTCTTGTGTATCACCCCAGCTGCTGAAAGAAGGGATGGGCCAGAGGTAATGCATGTTCAGACCCAAGAGTCAGGAAGAGGTGCTGTAATTCTACTAGACAAAGATGATGCAGCAGTTAACCAGCTAGGAGAGGCAGAAGTGCAAGGGCTTCCACATATCTCTACAGTGGATCAGAGCCAGGGAGTCACACAGGCTACAGAGCTAGAAACACCCATGGAAAGTTCAGTTGAGGAAGACAAGTCTTTGCAGTCAGGACCCATGGCTAGAGAAACAACCATAGGAAGCTCAGTCGAAGGGGAgtggagagaagagcagtcttTGCAGTCAGGCCTCATGGAAAGTGAAACACCCATGGAAAGCTCAGTTGAGGGGGAGCTGAGGGAGGAGCGGGCTTTGCAGTCAGCGACCAGGTCCCCCACTAGTTCTGTGGCCTGTGAGTTAGATGGGGAGACGGTGCGTTTGCATGAGTCATTAAGCAAACCGGAATCTGTGAGCTTTGACGACAGTAAGGTCAGCGCTTCCCTGGAGACCATCCCCTTAAAGGTTGTAGACCAAGAGGTGAAAGATATCGTGGAAGCAAAGGACATCTCGTCCTCTCAAAGTCCAGCGGACGTCCCGCATCAGAGGGCAGACGACAAAGACATTCCCTCCAGTCCTGAAACACTGAAGGGATCGGCATCCTCGGAGTAG
- the LOC106562213 gene encoding zinc finger protein 280C isoform X1, whose amino-acid sequence MGGVNPFASLLPLFVTSFTMSELFMECEEEELEPWQRQTPEVNLLGDGKHDDDDDDEPIFVGELSTSKGTINTRPTNNQRNVKTTPVQTGGVGRPRAAPRMIVTHNSPQAHLTRGPVPQNIIIPGKGLNNAPRPLTAVPPQPIIINNQGYIMTTPQLPANSAFLASLGKQYPPGTSFTVVPAGQQHILQQVTPGKPLPGVIHRPQVHMIHNNVVTLSNVQGPAALSSQPNRSNSTNLQIVSPVIQAKGNSWDYGKRGLPQDQNSTAKKAKQDIGSPHAQEILENGARFCKKCPKCKFDFYQQVVMKDHMVKCCPHLLECVFPSTPKSTYLFASKRIMLVTDFYYGRFEGDEPKLQQQKTPFTYKCQSCLKVLKNNVRFMNHMKHHLELEKQNSESWESHTTCQHCYRQYSTPFQLQCHVESAHSMVESSTNCKICELAFESEQVLLEHMKDNHKPGEMPYVCQVCNYRSSFFTDVDTHFRTAHENTKDLLCPFCLKVLKSGHVYMQHYMKHQKKGINRCGKCRLNFLTYKERVDHKTQHHKTFQKPKALEGLPPGTKVTIRASLTGPSPSSARAAEKSSVSVISEVPGMKAANVKARSSTSTTQGSSGGKGKATVSKKLLKQQKNNHVLQSLSIGERRHTCIECYSEIHDFYSHYPMVAICGACKYRTSCKTSFGNHMIRFHSAISKERFRKMRKIPVVLRNLTLVCLNCDFLADAHGTDLMSKHLIDRPHHVCKVILEKGGGAVDDGIRGNKQGISALMFPDIQNAETATVSGAFDQFHSVPRLVETSDVLCITPAAERRDGPEVMHVQTQESGRGAVILLDKDDAAVNQLGEAEVQGLPHISTVDQSQGVTQATELETPMESSVEEDKSLQSGPMARETTIGSSVEGEWREEQSLQSGLMESETPMESSVEGELREERALQSATRSPTSSVACELDGETVRLHESLSKPESVSFDDSKVSASLETIPLKVVDQEVKDIVEAKDISSSQSPADVPHQRADDKDIPSSPETLKGSASSE is encoded by the exons ATGGGCGGAGTAAACCCTTTCGCTTCGCTTCTTCCTCTGTTTGTCACTAG CTTCACAATGTCCGAGCTTTTTATGGAATGTGAGGAAGAGGAGTTGGAGCCATGGCAGAGACAGACACCAGAAGTTAATTTGTTGGGCGACGGTaaacatgatgatgatgacgacgatGAACCTATATTTGTTGGGGAGCTTAGTACTTCAAAGGGCACCATTAACACCAGACCAA CGAACAACCAAAGAAATGTGAAGACCACCCCAGTTCAAACTGGCGGAGTTGGAAGACCAAGAGCAGCCCCTAGGATGATAGTGACACACAACTCCCCCCAAGCTCATCTCACTCGGGGTCCAGTTCCCCAGAACATCATAATTCCAGGGAAAGGGTTGAATAATGCACCTCGACCCTTAACAGCAGTACCACCACAGCCCATCATTATCAACAACCAG GGTTACATTATGACCACACCACAGTTACCGGCCAACTCAGCTTTCCTCGCTTCCCTTGGGAAACAATATCCCCCTGGGACATCTTTCACtgtggttccag CAGGCCAGCAGCACATTCTGCAGCAGGTGACTCCAGGAAAGCCTTTACCTGGGGTTATCCACAGGCCTCAAGTGCACATGATCCACAACAACGTAGTGACCTTGTCCAATGTGCAGGGCCCCGCCGCATTGTCTTCCCAGCCCAACCGCTCAAATTCTACCAACCTCCAGATTGTGTCCCCAGTTATTCAAGCCAAAGGCAACAGCTGGG ACTATGGCAAACGAGGTTTACCTCAAGACCAAAACAGCACAGCTAAAAAAGCAAAGCAGGACATAG GGTCTCCCCACGCCCAGGAGATATTAGAAAATGGGGCACGTTTTTGTAAAAAATGTCCAAAGTGTAAATTTGATTTCTACCAACAAGTTGTCATGAAAGACCACATGGTG AAATGTTGTCCTCACCTGTTGGAGTGTGTCTTCCCCTCAACCCCGAAGTCTACTTACCTTTTTGCAAGCAAGCGCATCATGCTTGTCACAGACTTCTACTATGGTAGATTTGAGGGAGACGAACCAAAATTGCAGCAGCAGAAGACTCCATTTACCTATAAGTGCCAGAGCTGTTTGAAAGTACTCAAGAACAATGTCAG GTTCATGAACCACATGAAGCACCATCTGGAGCTAGAGAAGCAGAACAGTGAGAGCTGGGAAAGCCACACTACCTGCCAACACTGCTACCGGCAGTACTCAACCCCATTCCAGCTGCAGTGCCACGTCGAGAGTGCCCACAGCATGGTTGAATCTTCAA CCAATTGCAAGATATGTGAATTAGCCTTCGAGTCTGAGCAAGTGCTCCTGGAACACATGAAGGACAATCACAAGCCTGGAGAGATGCCTTATGTCTGCCAG GTGTGCAACTACAGGTCATCGTTCTTTACCGATGTGGACACACACTTCCGTACGGCGCATGAAAACACGAAGGATCTCCTTTGTCCTTTCTGCCTTAAAGTTCTTAAAAGTGGTCATGTCTACATGCAGCACTATATGAAGCATCAG AAAAAAGGAATTAATCGTTGCGGGAAATGCAGGCTGAATTTCCTCACATACAAGGAGCGAGTGGATCACAAGACTCAGCACCATAAGACTTTCCAAAAACCCAAAGCTCTGGAGGGCCTTCCTCCTGGAACCAAG GTGACTATCCGGGCCTCTCTGACAGGGCCATCTCCCAGTTCTGCCCGTGCTGCTGAGAAATCCAGTGTCAGTGTCATATCAGAGGTCCCAGGCATGAAGGCAGCCAATGTAAAAGCTCGGAGCAGTACATCTACCACACAGGGCAGCAGTGGGGGGAAAGGCAAGGCCACAGTGAGCAAGAAGCTCCTCAAGCAGCAGAAGAACAACCATGTGTTGCAGAGTCTCAG TATTGGAGAAAGACGACACACCTGCATTGAGTGCTACTCGGAGATTCATGACTTCTATAGTCACTATCCCATGGTTGCAATTTGTGGTGCATGCAAGTATCGGACAAGTTGCAAAACTTCATTTGGAAAccatatgataag GTTCCATAGTGCCATCTCAAAAGAGAGATTCCGGAAAATGAGGAAAATCCCAGTTGTCCTAAG GAATTTAACCCTTGTCTGTCTGAACTGTGACTTCCTGGCTGATGCGCATGGAACTGACCTCATGAGCAAGCATTTGATTGACAGACCACACCATGTCTGTAAGGTCATACTAGAGAAAG GAGGTGGTGCTGTAGATGACGGCATTAGAGG AAATAAGCAAGGGATCTCTGCTCTGATGTTCCCTGATATCCAG AATGCTGAAACTGCCACAGTGAGTGGCGCTTTTGACCAATTCCACAG CGTTCCCAGATTGGTGGAAACCTCCGATGTCTTGTGTATCACCCCAGCTGCTGAAAGAAGGGATGGGCCAGAGGTAATGCATGTTCAGACCCAAGAGTCAGGAAGAGGTGCTGTAATTCTACTAGACAAAGATGATGCAGCAGTTAACCAGCTAGGAGAGGCAGAAGTGCAAGGGCTTCCACATATCTCTACAGTGGATCAGAGCCAGGGAGTCACACAGGCTACAGAGCTAGAAACACCCATGGAAAGTTCAGTTGAGGAAGACAAGTCTTTGCAGTCAGGACCCATGGCTAGAGAAACAACCATAGGAAGCTCAGTCGAAGGGGAgtggagagaagagcagtcttTGCAGTCAGGCCTCATGGAAAGTGAAACACCCATGGAAAGCTCAGTTGAGGGGGAGCTGAGGGAGGAGCGGGCTTTGCAGTCAGCGACCAGGTCCCCCACTAGTTCTGTGGCCTGTGAGTTAGATGGGGAGACGGTGCGTTTGCATGAGTCATTAAGCAAACCGGAATCTGTGAGCTTTGACGACAGTAAGGTCAGCGCTTCCCTGGAGACCATCCCCTTAAAGGTTGTAGACCAAGAGGTGAAAGATATCGTGGAAGCAAAGGACATCTCGTCCTCTCAAAGTCCAGCGGACGTCCCGCATCAGAGGGCAGACGACAAAGACATTCCCTCCAGTCCTGAAACACTGAAGGGATCGGCATCCTCGGAGTAG
- the LOC106562213 gene encoding zinc finger protein 280C isoform X3, with amino-acid sequence MSELFMECEEEELEPWQRQTPEVNLLGDGKHDDDDDDEPIFVGELSTSKGTINTRPTNNQRNVKTTPVQTGGVGRPRAAPRMIVTHNSPQAHLTRGPVPQNIIIPGKGLNNAPRPLTAVPPQPIIINNQGYIMTTPQLPANSAFLASLGKQYPPGTSFTVVPAGQQHILQQVTPGKPLPGVIHRPQVHMIHNNVVTLSNVQGPAALSSQPNRSNSTNLQIVSPVIQAKGNSWDYGKRGLPQDQNSTAKKAKQDIGSPHAQEILENGARFCKKCPKCKFDFYQQVVMKDHMVKCCPHLLECVFPSTPKSTYLFASKRIMLVTDFYYGRFEGDEPKLQQQKTPFTYKCQSCLKVLKNNVRFMNHMKHHLELEKQNSESWESHTTCQHCYRQYSTPFQLQCHVESAHSMVESSTNCKICELAFESEQVLLEHMKDNHKPGEMPYVCQVCNYRSSFFTDVDTHFRTAHENTKDLLCPFCLKVLKSGHVYMQHYMKHQKKGINRCGKCRLNFLTYKERVDHKTQHHKTFQKPKALEGLPPGTKVTIRASLTGPSPSSARAAEKSSVSVISEVPGMKAANVKARSSTSTTQGSSGGKGKATVSKKLLKQQKNNHVLQSLSIGERRHTCIECYSEIHDFYSHYPMVAICGACKYRTSCKTSFGNHMIRFHSAISKERFRKMRKIPVVLRNLTLVCLNCDFLADAHGTDLMSKHLIDRPHHVCKVILEKGGGAVDDGIRGNKQGISALMFPDIQNAETATVSGAFDQFHSVPRLVETSDVLCITPAAERRDGPEVMHVQTQESGRGAVILLDKDDAAVNQLGEAEVQGLPHISTVDQSQGVTQATELETPMESSVEEDKSLQSGPMARETTIGSSVEGEWREEQSLQSGLMESETPMESSVEGELREERALQSATRSPTSSVACELDGETVRLHESLSKPESVSFDDSKVSASLETIPLKVVDQEVKDIVEAKDISSSQSPADVPHQRADDKDIPSSPETLKGSASSE; translated from the exons ATGTCCGAGCTTTTTATGGAATGTGAGGAAGAGGAGTTGGAGCCATGGCAGAGACAGACACCAGAAGTTAATTTGTTGGGCGACGGTaaacatgatgatgatgacgacgatGAACCTATATTTGTTGGGGAGCTTAGTACTTCAAAGGGCACCATTAACACCAGACCAA CGAACAACCAAAGAAATGTGAAGACCACCCCAGTTCAAACTGGCGGAGTTGGAAGACCAAGAGCAGCCCCTAGGATGATAGTGACACACAACTCCCCCCAAGCTCATCTCACTCGGGGTCCAGTTCCCCAGAACATCATAATTCCAGGGAAAGGGTTGAATAATGCACCTCGACCCTTAACAGCAGTACCACCACAGCCCATCATTATCAACAACCAG GGTTACATTATGACCACACCACAGTTACCGGCCAACTCAGCTTTCCTCGCTTCCCTTGGGAAACAATATCCCCCTGGGACATCTTTCACtgtggttccag CAGGCCAGCAGCACATTCTGCAGCAGGTGACTCCAGGAAAGCCTTTACCTGGGGTTATCCACAGGCCTCAAGTGCACATGATCCACAACAACGTAGTGACCTTGTCCAATGTGCAGGGCCCCGCCGCATTGTCTTCCCAGCCCAACCGCTCAAATTCTACCAACCTCCAGATTGTGTCCCCAGTTATTCAAGCCAAAGGCAACAGCTGGG ACTATGGCAAACGAGGTTTACCTCAAGACCAAAACAGCACAGCTAAAAAAGCAAAGCAGGACATAG GGTCTCCCCACGCCCAGGAGATATTAGAAAATGGGGCACGTTTTTGTAAAAAATGTCCAAAGTGTAAATTTGATTTCTACCAACAAGTTGTCATGAAAGACCACATGGTG AAATGTTGTCCTCACCTGTTGGAGTGTGTCTTCCCCTCAACCCCGAAGTCTACTTACCTTTTTGCAAGCAAGCGCATCATGCTTGTCACAGACTTCTACTATGGTAGATTTGAGGGAGACGAACCAAAATTGCAGCAGCAGAAGACTCCATTTACCTATAAGTGCCAGAGCTGTTTGAAAGTACTCAAGAACAATGTCAG GTTCATGAACCACATGAAGCACCATCTGGAGCTAGAGAAGCAGAACAGTGAGAGCTGGGAAAGCCACACTACCTGCCAACACTGCTACCGGCAGTACTCAACCCCATTCCAGCTGCAGTGCCACGTCGAGAGTGCCCACAGCATGGTTGAATCTTCAA CCAATTGCAAGATATGTGAATTAGCCTTCGAGTCTGAGCAAGTGCTCCTGGAACACATGAAGGACAATCACAAGCCTGGAGAGATGCCTTATGTCTGCCAG GTGTGCAACTACAGGTCATCGTTCTTTACCGATGTGGACACACACTTCCGTACGGCGCATGAAAACACGAAGGATCTCCTTTGTCCTTTCTGCCTTAAAGTTCTTAAAAGTGGTCATGTCTACATGCAGCACTATATGAAGCATCAG AAAAAAGGAATTAATCGTTGCGGGAAATGCAGGCTGAATTTCCTCACATACAAGGAGCGAGTGGATCACAAGACTCAGCACCATAAGACTTTCCAAAAACCCAAAGCTCTGGAGGGCCTTCCTCCTGGAACCAAG GTGACTATCCGGGCCTCTCTGACAGGGCCATCTCCCAGTTCTGCCCGTGCTGCTGAGAAATCCAGTGTCAGTGTCATATCAGAGGTCCCAGGCATGAAGGCAGCCAATGTAAAAGCTCGGAGCAGTACATCTACCACACAGGGCAGCAGTGGGGGGAAAGGCAAGGCCACAGTGAGCAAGAAGCTCCTCAAGCAGCAGAAGAACAACCATGTGTTGCAGAGTCTCAG TATTGGAGAAAGACGACACACCTGCATTGAGTGCTACTCGGAGATTCATGACTTCTATAGTCACTATCCCATGGTTGCAATTTGTGGTGCATGCAAGTATCGGACAAGTTGCAAAACTTCATTTGGAAAccatatgataag GTTCCATAGTGCCATCTCAAAAGAGAGATTCCGGAAAATGAGGAAAATCCCAGTTGTCCTAAG GAATTTAACCCTTGTCTGTCTGAACTGTGACTTCCTGGCTGATGCGCATGGAACTGACCTCATGAGCAAGCATTTGATTGACAGACCACACCATGTCTGTAAGGTCATACTAGAGAAAG GAGGTGGTGCTGTAGATGACGGCATTAGAGG AAATAAGCAAGGGATCTCTGCTCTGATGTTCCCTGATATCCAG AATGCTGAAACTGCCACAGTGAGTGGCGCTTTTGACCAATTCCACAG CGTTCCCAGATTGGTGGAAACCTCCGATGTCTTGTGTATCACCCCAGCTGCTGAAAGAAGGGATGGGCCAGAGGTAATGCATGTTCAGACCCAAGAGTCAGGAAGAGGTGCTGTAATTCTACTAGACAAAGATGATGCAGCAGTTAACCAGCTAGGAGAGGCAGAAGTGCAAGGGCTTCCACATATCTCTACAGTGGATCAGAGCCAGGGAGTCACACAGGCTACAGAGCTAGAAACACCCATGGAAAGTTCAGTTGAGGAAGACAAGTCTTTGCAGTCAGGACCCATGGCTAGAGAAACAACCATAGGAAGCTCAGTCGAAGGGGAgtggagagaagagcagtcttTGCAGTCAGGCCTCATGGAAAGTGAAACACCCATGGAAAGCTCAGTTGAGGGGGAGCTGAGGGAGGAGCGGGCTTTGCAGTCAGCGACCAGGTCCCCCACTAGTTCTGTGGCCTGTGAGTTAGATGGGGAGACGGTGCGTTTGCATGAGTCATTAAGCAAACCGGAATCTGTGAGCTTTGACGACAGTAAGGTCAGCGCTTCCCTGGAGACCATCCCCTTAAAGGTTGTAGACCAAGAGGTGAAAGATATCGTGGAAGCAAAGGACATCTCGTCCTCTCAAAGTCCAGCGGACGTCCCGCATCAGAGGGCAGACGACAAAGACATTCCCTCCAGTCCTGAAACACTGAAGGGATCGGCATCCTCGGAGTAG
- the LOC106562254 gene encoding LOW QUALITY PROTEIN: meiosis-specific nuclear structural protein 1 (The sequence of the model RefSeq protein was modified relative to this genomic sequence to represent the inferred CDS: inserted 6 bases in 4 codons; substituted 2 bases at 2 genomic stop codons) translates to MMKVQREDQTKRITKDRQMQTNLMSEERLENKRYLRKVQDELHESQIEDALLRYACKAVEERIYKEKQLEQERMAQELTRISYVKLRDEKMRQYIKENSVELHELERKLKSAYLNQERAAQIAEKEXRYETVRLEADIARKMKSEHEQASVEQEKQDHKRYEEVVQYQLEQQLKENEHKRQEAYEEFLKEKLMVDEIIRKFXEDQMERQLRLEKITATQRYIXEFKSQQTEWRLMEQEKMXAENRCILEFASYQQXKEKSRMEKVREREQAKEHLHQMLTEKIEMERQQRDEMERVHEELCQEEQVEAARHKQIEDMEKRIRQRLELQQTCQEKIAFKEMRRQAEKVKEAFRQMMMAEDDRIEQMNAQKHRMKQLEHKRAVEKLLEDRRQQYLADKELEAEERAMEQERETLRRQIIEEERXRLLKLHATKLLVREEVGIIWEDDLEHFDEDFRRNFQKRQADIFDEEGWRDDE, encoded by the exons ATGATG AAGGTGCAACGAGAAGACCAGACAAAACGCATCACTAAGGACAGACAAATGCAAACCAATCTAATGAGTgaggagagacttgaaaataagCGATACCTACGCAAGGTGCAAGACGAGCTGCACGAAAGCCAAATTGAGGATGCTCTCTTAAGGTATGCATGCAAG GCAGTGGAGGAGAGAATATACAAGGAAAAGCAACTGGAACAAGAGAGAATGGCACAAGAACTAACCCGCATCAGCTATGTAAAGCTTAGAGATGAAAAAATGAGGCAATATATAAAAGAGAACAG TGTTGAACTCCATGAGTTGGAGAGGAAGCTCAAGTCTGCATACCTAAACCAGGAGAGGGCCGCACAGATTGCTGAAAAGG TCAGATATGAGACAGTG CGTCTGGAGGCTGATATTGCTCGTAAGATGAAGAGCGAGCATGAGCAGGCCTCTGTGGAGCAGGAGAAGCAAGACCATAAGCGCTACGAGGAGGTGGTGCAGTACCAGCTGGAGCAGCAGCTGAAGGAGAACGAGCACAAGAGACAGGAGGCTTATGAGGAGTTCCTCAAGGAGAAACTCATGGTTGACGAAATCATCAGGAAGTT TGAGGATCAAAT GGAGAGGCAGTTAAGACTGGAGAAGATAACAGCCACTCAAAGGTACAT GGAGTTCAAGAGCCAGCAGACTGAGTGGAGACTGATGGAGCAGGAGAAGATGTAGGCTGAGAACAGATGCATCCTGGAATTTGCCAGTTACCAGC CTAAGGAGAAGAGCAGAATGGAGAAAGTCAGAGAACGAGAGCAGGCAAAAGAACACCTTCACCAGATG CTCACTGAGAAGATTGAAATGGAGAGGCAGCAGCGTGACGAGATGGAGCGTGTTCATGAAGAGCTTTGTCAGGAGGAGCAAGTCGAGGCTGCAAGGCATAAACAAATC GAAGATATGGAGAAGAGAATCAGACAGAGGCTGGAGTTGCAGCAGACCTGCCAAGAGAAAATAGCCTTCAAGGAAATGCGGAGGCAGGCTGAGAAGGTGAAGGAGGCCTTCAGGCAGATGATGATGGCTGAGGACGACCGCATAGAGCAGATGAATGCCCAGAAACATCGCATGAAGCAGCTTGAGCACAAGAGGGCTGTGGAGAAACTgctggaggacaggagacagcAGTACCTGGCTGACAAG GAACTTGAGGCTGAAGAAAGAGCAatggaacaggagagggagacattGCGTCGACAGATCATTGAGGAGGAAAGGTAAAGACTTCTCAAACTCCATGCCACAAAACTACTGGTAAGGGAGGAGGTT GGCATAATCTGGGAAGATGACCTTGAACACTTTGATGAGGACTTCAGAAGAAATTTCCAAAAGCGACAGGCCGACATCTTTGATGAAGAGGGCTGGAGAGATGATGAATAA